One Candidatus Binatia bacterium DNA window includes the following coding sequences:
- the gatA gene encoding glutamyl-tRNA(Gln) amidotransferase subunit A — translation MTDPFRLSVREARRLLDEGELSSKELTRATLERIHGTDEVLGAFLTVCEDLALRQAEESDSRRGRPLSPLDGIPVGVKDVICTRGVRTTAASRMLESFVPPYDATVVERLRRAGAVLVGKLNCDEFAMGSSTENSAFRRTRNPWDRERVPGGSSGGSAAAVAARQCPLALGTDTGGSIRQPAALCGVVGLKPTYGRVSRYGVVAYASSLEQVGPIAREVWDCAAALGVLAGHDPADATSVPREVPDYLGVLERPLGRPRVGLPSEYFGDGIDPVVRDRVLSAVEVLRELGAEVGETSLPHTPYAVACYYLVATAEASSNLARYDGIRYGFRAPDAKDLLDLYCRTRRLGFGPEVKRRIMLGTYALSAGYYEAYYLRAQKVRTLIRRDFETAFSRYDVLATPTSPTSAFPLGSRLHDPLQMYLSDVLTIAVNLAGLPAISLPCGFDDSGLPVGLQLVGRPFEEETILRLGHAYQSATSWHRAEPPLDQRGSTGG, via the coding sequence ATGACCGACCCTTTCCGGCTCTCGGTCCGCGAGGCCCGGAGGCTTCTGGACGAAGGCGAACTTTCCTCGAAGGAGCTCACGCGAGCCACGCTCGAGCGCATCCACGGGACCGACGAGGTCCTCGGCGCCTTTCTCACCGTGTGCGAGGACCTCGCGTTGCGGCAAGCGGAAGAGAGCGACTCGAGGCGCGGGCGTCCCCTCTCCCCCCTCGACGGGATCCCGGTCGGCGTCAAGGACGTCATCTGCACCCGGGGAGTCCGTACGACGGCGGCGTCGCGGATGCTGGAGTCGTTCGTACCACCGTACGACGCGACCGTCGTCGAACGGCTGCGGCGCGCGGGCGCCGTGCTGGTGGGAAAGCTCAACTGTGACGAGTTCGCGATGGGAAGCTCGACGGAAAACTCGGCTTTCCGGCGGACCCGCAATCCCTGGGACCGCGAACGCGTCCCCGGCGGCTCCTCGGGCGGGTCGGCGGCCGCGGTGGCCGCGCGGCAGTGCCCGCTCGCCCTCGGAACGGACACCGGAGGGTCGATCCGCCAGCCGGCGGCGCTCTGCGGCGTGGTGGGTCTCAAGCCCACCTACGGCCGGGTGAGCCGCTACGGAGTGGTCGCCTACGCGTCTTCTCTCGAGCAGGTGGGTCCGATCGCCCGCGAAGTGTGGGACTGCGCGGCGGCTCTCGGCGTCCTGGCGGGCCACGACCCGGCCGACGCGACTTCCGTTCCGAGGGAAGTACCGGACTATCTCGGCGTCCTCGAGCGACCGCTGGGGCGCCCTCGTGTCGGACTCCCGAGCGAATACTTCGGCGACGGGATCGACCCGGTCGTACGGGACAGGGTCCTTTCGGCCGTGGAAGTCCTGCGAGAGCTGGGCGCGGAAGTGGGGGAGACTTCCCTTCCCCACACGCCCTACGCCGTGGCCTGTTACTACCTCGTCGCCACGGCCGAGGCCAGCTCGAATCTCGCACGTTACGACGGCATCCGCTACGGTTTTCGCGCCCCGGACGCGAAGGATCTGCTCGACCTCTACTGCCGGACGCGACGACTCGGCTTCGGGCCCGAGGTCAAGCGGCGGATCATGCTCGGCACCTACGCGCTTTCGGCCGGATACTACGAGGCGTACTACTTGCGAGCCCAGAAGGTCCGAACGTTGATCCGAAGGGATTTCGAAACGGCCTTTTCCCGGTACGACGTGCTGGCGACGCCGACCTCGCCCACGTCGGCTTTTCCGCTGGGTTCCAGGCTCCACGACCCGCTCCAGATGTACCTCTCCGACGTCCTCACCATCGCCGTCAACCTGGCCGGTCTTCCCGCGATCTCCCTGCCCTGCGGTTTCGACGACTCGGGCCTCCCCGTGGGACTGCAACTCGTAGGCCGCCCCTTCGAGGAGGAAACCATCCTCCGGCTCGGCCACGCCTACCAGTCCGCCACCTCGTGGCACCGCGCGGAGCCTCCCCTGGACCAGCGAGGCTCGACGGGAGGATGA
- a CDS encoding serine acetyltransferase, whose translation MRDLAERHAALEAAIDLVTESYTGEREIDSLESAALPNRRAVIEALNHLKPVLYIGFYSRRPLTRANLRFAISEHLYPAYDILTEQIHRAVSYEDAYKQRREPRDRSWSERIVLELFRSLPAIRDKLNKDVLAAYEGDPAAKSVEEVVFSYPAIEAITVYRIAHELYVRDVPMIPRIMSEYAHSETGIDIHPGARIGERFFIDHGTGCVIGETCVIGNNVKLYQGVTLGALSLPRTVESSEMRDRKRHPTIEDDVVIYSGATILGGDTVIGRGSVIGGNAWLTRSVPPGTRIVGESRTPGKTRS comes from the coding sequence ATGAGAGATCTCGCCGAGCGGCACGCCGCCCTCGAAGCCGCGATCGATCTCGTCACGGAAAGCTACACCGGCGAGAGGGAAATCGACAGTCTCGAAAGCGCGGCGCTGCCGAACCGCAGGGCCGTCATCGAGGCTCTCAACCACCTGAAGCCCGTGCTCTACATCGGTTTCTACAGCCGGCGACCGCTCACCCGCGCGAACCTGCGGTTCGCGATCAGCGAACACCTCTATCCCGCCTACGACATCCTCACCGAACAGATCCACCGGGCCGTGAGCTACGAGGACGCCTACAAGCAACGGCGCGAGCCGAGGGACCGTTCGTGGAGCGAACGGATCGTCCTCGAGCTCTTCCGGTCCCTTCCCGCGATCCGGGACAAGCTCAACAAGGACGTGCTCGCGGCTTACGAGGGAGACCCCGCGGCCAAGAGCGTCGAGGAGGTCGTCTTCAGCTATCCGGCCATCGAGGCCATCACGGTCTACCGGATCGCCCACGAGCTCTACGTCCGGGACGTCCCCATGATCCCCCGGATCATGAGCGAGTACGCGCACAGCGAGACGGGCATCGACATCCACCCCGGCGCCCGCATCGGGGAGCGCTTTTTCATCGACCACGGCACGGGCTGCGTGATCGGCGAGACGTGCGTGATCGGCAACAACGTGAAGCTCTACCAGGGCGTCACCCTCGGTGCCCTGAGCCTACCGCGAACGGTGGAATCGTCCGAAATGCGGGACCGCAAACGGCACCCGACGATCGAGGACGACGTCGTCATCTACTCCGGGGCCACCATCCTCGGCGGCGACACCGTGATCGGACGCGGTTCCGTGATCGGCGGGAACGCCTGGCTCACCCGTTCCGTGCCGCCGGGAACCCGAATCGTCGGCGAGTCCAGGACGCCGGGAAAAACAAGGAGCTAG
- a CDS encoding glutamate-1-semialdehyde 2,1-aminomutase — protein sequence MWVELAERLVALTPFADWVVFAKNGSDVCTWAVQVARAHTRKRKVLKAEGAYHGIDAWCTPFPRGTLPEERAHVSTFRYNDTASLEAAFAESRGDVAALVLTPFRHDTGRDQELPEPGFLAAARRLCDEEDAVLVLDDIRAGFRLGLRGSGEFFGLRPDLSCVSKALANGYPLSACLGSEKLRGAAEGVFFTGSFFTSAVPMAAALACLEVLEKTDAPAHMAAMGRLLLEGLGRQAEAHGLRVRLTGPPALPFLTFPSDRGSFERSRLFCAECVRGGVYFHPYHNWFLSAAHTEEDIRRTLEVTDAAFSAVRRTFGSCPESDTGSIREGTNTRARWT from the coding sequence GTGTGGGTGGAGCTCGCGGAGCGGCTCGTCGCCCTCACGCCTTTCGCCGACTGGGTCGTTTTCGCGAAAAACGGCTCCGACGTCTGTACCTGGGCGGTGCAAGTGGCTCGCGCGCACACGCGGAAGCGCAAGGTGCTCAAAGCCGAGGGTGCCTACCACGGCATCGACGCCTGGTGTACACCGTTTCCGCGCGGCACGTTGCCCGAGGAGAGAGCGCACGTCTCGACCTTTCGCTACAACGACACGGCGAGCCTCGAGGCGGCCTTCGCCGAGAGCCGCGGCGACGTGGCGGCGCTCGTGCTCACGCCCTTCCGCCACGACACGGGCCGGGACCAGGAACTCCCCGAGCCCGGGTTTCTCGCCGCGGCGAGACGGCTTTGCGACGAAGAGGATGCGGTGCTCGTACTCGACGACATCCGGGCGGGTTTCCGGCTCGGCCTGCGGGGCTCCGGCGAGTTTTTCGGCCTCCGCCCGGACCTCTCCTGCGTCTCGAAAGCCCTCGCCAACGGCTATCCCCTCTCGGCTTGCCTCGGGAGCGAGAAGCTCCGGGGCGCCGCCGAAGGCGTCTTTTTCACGGGATCCTTTTTCACCTCGGCCGTCCCCATGGCGGCAGCGCTCGCCTGTCTCGAGGTGCTCGAGAAAACGGACGCACCGGCACACATGGCCGCGATGGGCCGACTCCTCCTCGAGGGTCTCGGCCGGCAGGCCGAAGCGCACGGGCTCCGCGTCCGTCTCACCGGTCCCCCGGCTCTCCCCTTCCTCACGTTCCCCTCCGACCGGGGGAGCTTCGAGCGCAGCCGGCTCTTCTGCGCCGAGTGTGTGCGGGGCGGTGTCTATTTTCACCCCTACCACAACTGGTTTCTCTCGGCCGCCCACACCGAAGAGGACATTCGTCGCACGCTCGAGGTGACCGATGCCGCTTTCTCGGCCGTGCGACGAACCTTCGGCTCTTGTCCGGAGAGCGACACCGGGTCTATTCGAGAGGGCACGAACACGAGAGCCCGATGGACCTGA
- the gatC gene encoding aspartyl/glutamyl-tRNA(Asn/Gln) amidotransferase subunit C, protein MPLSLEEVRHVAALARLELEPEEERLFAEQLGAVLEYVRKLEELELDGVEPTSHVVAVEHPLREDRVTNRPRPEELLANTPERDGNFVKVPKILE, encoded by the coding sequence GTGCCCCTCTCGCTCGAAGAAGTCCGGCACGTCGCGGCGCTCGCGCGGCTCGAGCTCGAGCCCGAAGAGGAGAGGCTTTTCGCCGAGCAGCTCGGGGCCGTGCTCGAGTACGTCCGGAAGCTCGAGGAACTCGAACTCGACGGCGTCGAACCGACCTCCCACGTCGTCGCGGTGGAACACCCCCTCCGAGAAGATCGGGTCACGAACCGCCCCCGTCCCGAGGAACTCCTGGCGAACACGCCGGAGAGGGACGGAAACTTCGTCAAGGTGCCGAAGATCCTGGAATGA
- a CDS encoding acyl-CoA dehydrogenase, with the protein MDFSLTEEQELLRRTAREFLAAECPPAFVRRLASEEDGFSSSFHRGISALGWPGLVVPEAYGGQGLGFLEAALLLEEFGRAAAPGYFAPSYVLAAAALRSASPRLARSWLPRLATGEAIGTVALFEESELLDARGVTGRARRTRGGFVLRGKKLFVPYARVADFFLAPFRLGSGIPLFFVPKETPGIRIEELSSYDLTRRLYEVHFHDVRVPEEHALFPKASPWSTFDGLLLLGALAVSADSLGGAESMLERSVEYSKVRQQFGRPIGSFQALKHMAAEMWVEIEFSRPLVWYAAHLCDTQPRRASVAVSMAKARTSEVFSSVADRAVQMHGGIGFTWEHDLHFWYKRAMANRAAYGDPAFHRERVVSEGLEGRRHASP; encoded by the coding sequence GTGGACTTCTCGCTGACCGAGGAGCAGGAGCTCCTCCGGAGGACGGCACGGGAATTTCTCGCAGCGGAGTGCCCGCCGGCCTTCGTGCGTCGGCTCGCGTCCGAAGAGGACGGTTTTTCTTCGTCCTTCCACCGCGGGATCTCGGCACTCGGCTGGCCGGGGCTGGTGGTGCCCGAAGCCTACGGCGGACAGGGTCTCGGGTTCCTCGAGGCCGCGCTGCTGCTCGAGGAATTCGGCCGTGCGGCGGCACCGGGGTATTTCGCGCCTTCTTACGTTCTCGCCGCCGCGGCCCTGCGCTCGGCCTCGCCCCGCCTGGCTCGCTCCTGGCTTCCCCGGCTCGCGACCGGCGAGGCGATCGGCACCGTGGCCCTCTTCGAGGAGTCGGAGCTCCTCGATGCGCGCGGCGTCACCGGGCGAGCCCGACGCACCCGAGGTGGCTTCGTCCTTCGCGGCAAAAAGCTCTTCGTCCCGTACGCTCGGGTCGCCGACTTCTTTCTCGCCCCGTTCCGGCTCGGGTCGGGAATCCCGCTCTTTTTCGTCCCGAAAGAAACGCCCGGAATCCGGATCGAAGAGCTCTCCTCCTACGACCTCACGCGAAGACTCTACGAGGTTCACTTCCACGACGTCCGGGTGCCCGAGGAGCACGCCCTCTTCCCGAAAGCCTCGCCCTGGTCGACGTTCGACGGCCTTCTCCTCCTCGGCGCGCTCGCCGTCTCCGCGGACTCGCTCGGCGGCGCCGAGTCCATGCTCGAGCGAAGCGTCGAATACTCGAAAGTCCGCCAGCAGTTCGGCCGGCCCATCGGGTCTTTCCAGGCGCTCAAGCACATGGCGGCGGAGATGTGGGTGGAAATCGAGTTCTCCCGTCCGCTCGTCTGGTACGCGGCGCACCTCTGCGACACGCAGCCCCGCCGTGCCTCGGTGGCCGTCTCCATGGCCAAGGCACGCACGTCGGAAGTGTTTTCCTCGGTCGCCGACCGTGCGGTCCAGATGCACGGCGGAATCGGCTTCACGTGGGAACACGACCTGCACTTCTGGTACAAGCGCGCGATGGCGAACCGCGCCGCGTACGGCGACCCTGCCTTCCACCGCGAGCGGGTCGTCAGTGAGGGTCTCGAGGGCCGCCGCCACGCGAGCCCGTGA
- the serS gene encoding serine--tRNA ligase, with the protein MLDIRLVREETDFVKRELRKVGFDPAEIDALLEIDRKRRAKIHEVESLKAQRSSVSREIPRLEEPERTRRIEEMRALGERISALEKELEALERAFREKMLEIPNLPHPDVPVGPDETANVVVRTVGEEKTFDFPPKPHWDLGVELGILDFERGVKISGSRFYVLRGAGAALQRALIQWMLDLHVREHGYREVYPPAMVKRECLVGTGNLPKFGDNLYRDAEEDIWFVPTAEVPVTNLYREEILDEAYLPIYHVAYTPCFRREKMSAGRDVRGIKRGHQFDKVELVKFVPPEDSDRELQRLVDDAADVCRRLGLRYRIVQMCTGDLSFVAAMKFDIEVWAPGCGEWLEVSSCSNFRDFQARRANIRYRPAGGGKPRFVHTLNGSGLALPRTMIAVLENYQREDGSVVVPEVLRPYMGGRERIEPEPWF; encoded by the coding sequence ATGCTGGACATCCGTCTCGTCCGCGAGGAGACCGACTTCGTCAAGCGCGAGCTCCGGAAAGTCGGTTTCGATCCCGCGGAGATCGACGCTCTTCTCGAGATCGACAGAAAGCGGCGGGCGAAAATCCACGAGGTGGAGTCGCTCAAGGCGCAGCGCTCTTCCGTCTCCCGGGAGATCCCCCGACTCGAGGAGCCCGAGCGGACCCGTCGCATCGAGGAGATGCGGGCGCTCGGGGAGCGCATTTCGGCGCTCGAGAAGGAGCTCGAGGCACTCGAGCGTGCCTTTCGCGAGAAAATGCTCGAGATTCCGAACCTCCCGCACCCGGACGTTCCGGTCGGTCCCGACGAGACGGCCAACGTGGTCGTACGGACCGTCGGCGAGGAAAAAACGTTCGATTTTCCGCCGAAGCCCCACTGGGATCTCGGCGTGGAGCTCGGGATTCTCGACTTCGAGCGCGGCGTGAAGATTTCCGGCTCCCGCTTCTACGTGCTCCGCGGGGCGGGTGCCGCACTGCAGAGGGCGCTCATCCAGTGGATGCTCGACCTCCACGTCCGGGAACACGGCTACCGCGAGGTCTATCCGCCCGCGATGGTCAAGAGGGAGTGCCTGGTGGGAACCGGGAACCTGCCGAAGTTCGGGGACAACCTCTACCGCGACGCCGAAGAAGACATCTGGTTCGTTCCGACGGCGGAAGTGCCGGTGACGAACCTCTACCGCGAGGAGATCCTGGACGAGGCGTATCTCCCGATCTACCACGTCGCCTACACCCCGTGTTTTCGCCGCGAGAAGATGTCCGCGGGACGCGACGTGCGGGGCATCAAACGCGGGCACCAGTTCGACAAGGTCGAGCTCGTCAAGTTCGTCCCTCCCGAGGATTCGGACCGGGAGCTCCAGAGGCTCGTCGACGACGCGGCGGACGTTTGCCGTCGGCTCGGGCTGCGGTACCGGATCGTCCAGATGTGCACCGGGGATCTTTCCTTCGTCGCGGCCATGAAGTTCGACATCGAGGTGTGGGCGCCGGGCTGCGGCGAGTGGCTCGAGGTGAGTTCGTGCTCGAACTTCCGCGACTTCCAGGCCCGCCGGGCGAACATCCGCTACCGTCCCGCGGGCGGCGGAAAGCCCCGGTTCGTCCACACGCTCAACGGCTCGGGGCTCGCGCTTCCACGGACGATGATCGCCGTTCTGGAGAACTACCAGCGCGAGGACGGCAGCGTGGTGGTACCCGAGGTCCTGCGCCCCTACATGGGAGGTCGCGAGCGCATCGAACCGGAGCCCTGGTTCTGA
- a CDS encoding transcriptional regulator, which translates to MKGKVLGLDRCVPETHLRAGRVPSASIDPAEAARLSEIFRLLGDPTRTRILYALARAQELCVCELASAVGASETAVSHALRLLRAFGIVRSRRSGRLVYYALDDEHVRSLLELSLAHLRHGRRKDRGSGR; encoded by the coding sequence GTGAAGGGTAAGGTCCTCGGCCTCGATCGCTGCGTGCCCGAGACGCATCTGCGGGCGGGGCGCGTCCCGTCGGCTTCGATCGACCCGGCGGAGGCGGCTCGGCTTTCGGAGATCTTCCGTCTCCTCGGGGATCCCACGCGCACGCGCATTCTCTACGCGCTCGCCCGCGCGCAGGAGCTTTGCGTCTGCGAGCTCGCGTCGGCGGTCGGGGCGTCCGAGACGGCCGTGTCGCACGCGTTGCGCCTGCTCCGGGCCTTCGGGATCGTCCGGTCCCGGAGGTCGGGGCGGCTCGTCTATTACGCCCTCGACGACGAGCACGTGCGGTCCCTTCTGGAGCTTTCGCTCGCGCACCTCCGGCACGGGCGCCGGAAAGACCGCGGTTCGGGCCGATGA
- a CDS encoding cation efflux system protein, with the protein MNSAGRDRATGKARLRWALGLTVGMLVVETAGGYWSGSLALFADAAHMFTDVGALLLAYAAMTLAERAASKEYTFGLYRAEILAAFVNAQLLLVVCGLLLFQSYVRFREPAEVETGLMGAVAFLGLLANVAAVFLLHGHRRASLNVRAAYLEVLTDTASSFAVLAGAVAIGWTGIHWIDPLLSACIATAILPRAFSILRQAGHVLLEGTPRDVNLARLRDELLSIPGVDDLHDLHLWTLTSGFHSASVHVLASPGSEPEKVLRDVRRVLEEQTGVEHATVQVEQPGDETCRATARHR; encoded by the coding sequence ATGAACTCCGCCGGGCGGGATCGGGCGACGGGAAAAGCGCGACTGCGCTGGGCGCTCGGGCTCACGGTCGGGATGCTCGTGGTCGAGACGGCCGGGGGCTACTGGAGCGGGAGTCTCGCGCTTTTCGCCGACGCGGCTCACATGTTCACGGACGTGGGAGCCCTTCTTCTGGCCTACGCGGCCATGACGCTGGCGGAACGGGCGGCCTCGAAAGAGTACACGTTCGGCCTCTACCGGGCCGAAATCCTCGCGGCTTTCGTCAACGCGCAGCTCCTGCTCGTCGTCTGCGGTCTTCTGCTCTTCCAGTCCTACGTCCGGTTCCGGGAGCCGGCCGAGGTGGAGACGGGCCTCATGGGGGCGGTGGCTTTTCTCGGCCTTCTCGCCAACGTGGCCGCGGTCTTCCTGCTCCACGGCCACCGGAGAGCGAGTCTCAACGTGCGCGCGGCCTACCTCGAAGTGCTCACGGACACCGCGAGCTCCTTCGCCGTGCTCGCGGGAGCCGTGGCGATCGGGTGGACGGGGATCCACTGGATCGACCCGCTTCTTTCGGCCTGCATCGCGACGGCGATCCTGCCCCGTGCTTTCTCCATCCTGCGACAGGCGGGCCACGTTCTCCTCGAGGGGACGCCGCGCGACGTGAACCTCGCGAGACTCCGGGACGAACTCCTCTCCATACCGGGCGTGGACGATCTCCACGATCTCCACCTCTGGACGCTCACGTCCGGTTTTCACTCGGCCAGCGTGCACGTGCTCGCCTCGCCCGGGAGCGAGCCGGAGAAGGTGCTCCGCGACGTGCGGCGCGTTCTCGAAGAGCAGACGGGCGTCGAGCACGCCACCGTGCAGGTCGAGCAGCCGGGCGACGAGACCTGCCGGGCAACGGCGAGGCACCGCTGA
- a CDS encoding acyl-CoA dehydrogenase translates to MDLRDSPEERALRKKVRAWLRRNVPRELRDGPGAEYGDPARIEAAKRWQRKLYEAGYVAMGWPREYGGQGADLRTQTIVNEELVRARAPSLIGMMGIQMVGPTLIQWGTEEQKRRFLPPILTAEEIWCQGYSEPGAGSDLASLQTRAELVGDEFVVNGQKIWTSNAQFADWMFCLVRTDPEAPKHRGISYLLVDMKSPGITVRPLVQMTGDAGFNEVFFEDVRVPRKNLVGELHDGWRVANSTLLHERNMLGSATRTRQLFDRLCRLARTRERNGRKAIEDPFVRQRLGDLFARVEALRLDSYRQLSEAVRGSTRPTAASMTKLVGTELNHEICALALELLGSYAPLTRRSRRAIDRGIWAWEFQFTLGMIIGGGTSQIQKNILAERGLGMPRG, encoded by the coding sequence ATGGACCTGAGGGACAGCCCCGAAGAACGAGCCCTGCGAAAGAAGGTACGGGCCTGGCTCCGCCGGAACGTACCGCGGGAGCTTCGAGACGGTCCGGGCGCGGAGTACGGCGATCCGGCCAGGATCGAAGCCGCCAAGCGCTGGCAACGAAAACTCTACGAGGCCGGGTACGTGGCCATGGGCTGGCCCAGGGAGTACGGCGGCCAGGGAGCGGACTTGCGCACCCAGACCATCGTCAACGAGGAGCTCGTCCGCGCTCGGGCTCCGAGCCTCATCGGCATGATGGGGATCCAGATGGTGGGCCCGACGCTGATCCAGTGGGGAACCGAAGAGCAGAAGCGACGCTTCTTGCCCCCGATTCTCACCGCGGAAGAAATCTGGTGCCAGGGATACTCCGAACCGGGCGCGGGCTCCGACCTGGCGTCGCTCCAGACCCGCGCGGAGCTCGTGGGGGACGAGTTCGTCGTGAACGGGCAGAAAATCTGGACGTCGAACGCGCAGTTCGCCGACTGGATGTTCTGCCTCGTCCGTACGGATCCCGAAGCACCCAAGCACCGGGGGATTTCCTACCTGCTCGTCGACATGAAAAGCCCGGGCATCACCGTCCGCCCCCTCGTCCAGATGACGGGCGACGCCGGCTTCAACGAGGTCTTTTTCGAGGACGTGCGCGTTCCGCGGAAAAACCTCGTCGGCGAGCTCCACGACGGGTGGCGCGTGGCGAACTCGACGCTCCTGCACGAACGAAACATGCTCGGGTCCGCGACGCGCACCCGCCAGCTCTTCGACCGCCTCTGCCGGCTCGCCAGGACACGCGAGCGGAACGGCCGGAAAGCCATCGAGGATCCGTTCGTCCGGCAGCGGCTCGGGGATCTTTTCGCCCGCGTGGAAGCGTTGCGACTCGACTCCTACCGCCAGCTCTCCGAAGCCGTACGCGGCTCGACGCGTCCCACGGCCGCGTCGATGACGAAGCTCGTCGGCACCGAGCTCAACCACGAAATCTGCGCGCTCGCGCTCGAGCTCCTGGGCTCCTACGCCCCCCTCACGCGGCGCTCGCGCCGCGCGATCGACCGCGGGATCTGGGCCTGGGAGTTCCAGTTCACGCTCGGGATGATCATCGGCGGCGGGACTTCGCAGATCCAGAAGAACATCCTGGCCGAGCGCGGGCTCGGCATGCCGCGGGGATGA
- the mgtE gene encoding magnesium transporter MgtE — MGALEVLASSFARAQPDAAARVLEALEPEEAVQVFETLDPEVVGPVLEHLMPQTAAAILERVSPDRTHELLLAMTPRQAASTLSHLDPRRREEALAKLPDSRAHVLRELLQYPPETAAGMMEPQVTSIAIDLTVGEAIELLRRAPRHALYYLYVTDRQRKLLGVVNIRDLLLSHPSDPLAPLVKTNLTTVPASMDREDAITLMRQGRFLALPVVDAEGRLLGVIKAEEALHTLQQEAFEDLQKMVGAGGDERALSPVSVVVRKRLPWLYVNLLTAFLASAVVGLFEDILARVTALAVLLPIVSGQGGNSGSQTLAVVIRGLALREILPGAARRLFVKELVAAVLNGTATGTAAGAAVYFWSGNAGLGIVIALAMIVNMTVAGLAATGIPLALKRLGRDPAQSSSIFLTTVTDCVGFASFLGFAVLFYPLLQ; from the coding sequence ATGGGTGCACTCGAGGTCCTGGCTTCTTCGTTTGCCCGCGCGCAACCCGACGCGGCAGCGAGGGTTCTGGAGGCGTTGGAACCCGAGGAAGCCGTGCAGGTTTTCGAGACGCTCGACCCCGAAGTGGTGGGCCCGGTGCTCGAACACCTCATGCCGCAGACGGCCGCCGCCATCCTCGAGCGCGTGAGCCCCGACCGAACCCACGAGCTTCTCCTGGCCATGACCCCGAGGCAAGCGGCCTCGACGCTTTCCCACCTGGATCCCCGGCGGCGCGAGGAAGCGCTCGCGAAGCTACCCGACTCCCGCGCCCACGTGCTGCGCGAGCTCCTGCAGTACCCTCCGGAAACGGCGGCGGGAATGATGGAGCCGCAGGTCACCTCGATCGCCATCGACCTCACGGTGGGCGAGGCCATCGAGCTTTTGCGCCGGGCTCCGCGGCACGCGCTCTACTACCTCTACGTGACGGACCGGCAGCGGAAGCTCCTCGGTGTCGTGAACATCCGTGACCTCCTTCTTTCGCATCCGAGCGACCCGCTGGCACCGCTCGTCAAAACCAATCTGACGACCGTCCCTGCCAGCATGGATCGCGAGGATGCCATCACGCTCATGCGTCAGGGGCGCTTTCTCGCGCTTCCCGTCGTCGATGCCGAGGGCCGGCTGCTCGGCGTGATCAAAGCCGAGGAGGCACTGCACACCCTGCAGCAAGAAGCCTTCGAGGACCTCCAGAAAATGGTCGGAGCCGGCGGAGACGAAAGGGCCCTCTCCCCGGTTTCCGTCGTCGTCCGCAAACGCCTGCCCTGGCTCTACGTGAACCTGCTCACGGCCTTTCTCGCCTCCGCGGTCGTGGGCCTCTTCGAGGACATCCTGGCCCGCGTGACGGCACTGGCCGTCCTTTTGCCGATCGTTTCCGGGCAGGGCGGAAACAGCGGCTCGCAGACTCTCGCCGTGGTGATCCGGGGGCTCGCCCTCCGCGAGATCCTGCCCGGGGCAGCCCGCCGCCTTTTCGTGAAAGAGCTCGTGGCTGCCGTCCTGAACGGGACGGCCACGGGCACGGCCGCCGGAGCGGCCGTTTACTTCTGGAGCGGCAACGCGGGACTCGGCATCGTGATCGCCCTCGCCATGATCGTGAACATGACCGTGGCGGGACTCGCGGCCACGGGAATCCCCCTCGCGCTCAAACGGCTCGGCCGCGACCCGGCCCAGTCCTCTTCGATCTTTCTCACGACCGTGACCGACTGCGTGGGCTTCGCTTCCTTTCTCGGGTTCGCCGTGCTCTTCTATCCCCTGCTCCAGTGA